The following proteins are co-located in the Granulicella pectinivorans genome:
- a CDS encoding PLP-dependent cysteine synthase family protein produces MITAVNTFGTTILERVGNTPLIRLERIAAHLEGIQILGKAEWANPGGSVKDRAASAIVKDAQSRGFLLNGGGLLDATSGNTGIAYAMLGAALGFPVTLCMPSNVSPERKRILSAYGAEIVWTNPADGSDGAIRMARKMSAEAPDRYFYADQYSNPANWQAHYRTTANEIWEQTDGQVTHFVAGLGTSGTFVGTTRRLKELNPKIQCISMQPDSPFNGLEGLKHMATAIVPKIYDPTLADENIDMDTEVAYKVAKDLGRHQGLLVGVSAAAAVATCLRIAEREHKAGREAVIVTILCDSADKYLSERFWTEG; encoded by the coding sequence ATGATCACCGCTGTGAACACATTCGGCACAACCATCCTCGAACGAGTCGGCAATACCCCGCTCATCCGTCTCGAGCGCATCGCCGCTCACCTCGAAGGCATCCAGATCCTCGGCAAAGCCGAGTGGGCCAACCCCGGCGGATCCGTCAAGGATCGCGCCGCCTCGGCCATCGTCAAGGACGCCCAGTCTCGCGGATTCCTCCTCAACGGCGGTGGCCTCCTCGACGCCACCAGCGGCAACACCGGCATCGCCTACGCCATGCTCGGAGCCGCCCTCGGCTTCCCCGTCACCCTCTGTATGCCCTCCAACGTCTCCCCCGAGCGCAAACGCATCCTCTCCGCCTACGGAGCAGAGATCGTCTGGACCAACCCCGCCGACGGATCCGACGGAGCCATCCGCATGGCCCGCAAGATGTCCGCCGAGGCACCCGACCGCTACTTCTATGCCGACCAGTACTCCAACCCGGCCAACTGGCAGGCCCACTATCGCACCACCGCCAACGAAATCTGGGAGCAGACCGACGGCCAGGTCACCCACTTCGTCGCCGGCCTCGGCACCTCCGGCACCTTCGTAGGCACCACCCGCCGCCTCAAGGAACTCAACCCGAAGATCCAGTGCATCTCCATGCAGCCGGACTCCCCCTTCAACGGCCTTGAGGGCCTCAAGCACATGGCCACCGCCATCGTGCCCAAGATCTACGACCCCACGCTCGCCGACGAGAACATCGACATGGACACCGAGGTTGCCTACAAGGTCGCCAAGGACCTAGGCCGCCATCAGGGCCTGCTCGTCGGAGTCTCCGCCGCCGCCGCCGTCGCCACCTGCCTCCGGATCGCCGAGCGCGAGCACAAGGCCGGACGCGAAGCCGTCATCGTCACCATCCTCTGCGACTCCGCGGACAAATACCTCAGCGAACGCTTCTGGACCGAAGGCTAA
- a CDS encoding Mov34/MPN/PAD-1 family protein, translating to MIHIPYKHYEALRAHGEETYPHECCGILLGRREADGNHVHEIVRAGNTRTDSAHNRYHIAPIELVKAQRQARNSGWDIVGFYHSHPDHPAMWSSTDFAEAHWMGCSYIITAVEKGASKITNSFFLAGTGEEDKAFQDEGITIEVVQTAETEQLQGETA from the coding sequence ATGATCCACATCCCATACAAACACTACGAAGCCCTGCGCGCACACGGCGAAGAGACCTATCCCCACGAGTGCTGTGGCATCCTCCTCGGCAGACGGGAGGCCGACGGCAACCACGTCCACGAGATCGTCCGCGCCGGCAACACCCGCACCGACTCCGCGCACAACCGCTACCACATCGCGCCCATCGAACTCGTAAAAGCCCAGCGCCAGGCCCGCAACTCCGGCTGGGACATCGTAGGCTTCTACCACTCGCACCCCGATCACCCCGCGATGTGGTCGAGCACCGACTTCGCCGAGGCCCACTGGATGGGCTGCAGCTACATCATCACCGCCGTAGAAAAAGGCGCATCCAAAATCACGAATTCGTTCTTCCTCGCAGGAACCGGCGAGGAAGACAAGGCATTTCAGGACGAAGGCATTACCATAGAGGTAGTGCAAACGGCTGAAACCGAGCAATTGCAGGGAGAGACAGCATGA
- a CDS encoding MoaD/ThiS family protein, with product MKIHIPTPLRAYTEGKETIGVTAENVSGALDALTTQFPALRQHLFTPEGKTRSFVNIYLNDDDVRYLPEKEAAPVQESDELTIIPSIAGGCCSCCL from the coding sequence ATGAAGATCCACATTCCAACGCCTCTGCGCGCGTATACCGAAGGAAAGGAGACCATTGGCGTTACCGCCGAGAACGTGTCCGGTGCCCTCGACGCACTCACGACCCAGTTCCCTGCACTCCGCCAGCATCTCTTTACCCCAGAAGGTAAAACGCGCTCATTCGTGAACATCTATCTGAACGACGACGATGTTCGCTACCTTCCCGAGAAGGAAGCCGCTCCTGTTCAGGAGTCCGATGAACTGACGATCATCCCCTCGATCGCCGGTGGTTGTTGTAGCTGTTGTCTGTAA
- the moeB gene encoding molybdopterin-synthase adenylyltransferase MoeB, with amino-acid sequence MRPIPTEDLPKLTNDEIARYSRHLILPEVGYEGQQRLKAAKVLCVGTGGLGAPLALYLTAAGIGTIGLVDFDTVDDSNLQRQIIHSTATVGKLKVDSAEIMLKGLNPRVNVIKHNTMLTSDNALEIFKDYDVIADGTDNFQTRYLVNDACVLLDKPNAYGSIFRFEGQASVFATKEGPCYRCLYPEPPPPGLVPSCAEGGVLGILPGLVGVMQATEVIKLILGIGDTLVGRLLLVDALGMTFRQLKLRKNPDCPVCGTHPTVTALIDYDQFCGIPKPTSTGPLEVAQNQEVAAVSVVDGIPQITVETLKAKLDAREDIFVLDVREPHEYPIANLGAPLIPVGDIEKRIAELAPQKNAEVIVHCRSGARSQKAAIALKNAGFTNVSNLTGGILAWADKIDPTMPKY; translated from the coding sequence ATGCGCCCCATCCCGACCGAAGATCTCCCGAAGCTGACCAACGACGAGATCGCCCGTTACTCCCGTCATCTCATCCTCCCTGAGGTAGGCTACGAAGGCCAGCAGCGCCTCAAGGCTGCCAAGGTCCTGTGCGTAGGCACCGGTGGCCTCGGAGCCCCGCTCGCCCTCTACCTCACCGCCGCCGGCATCGGCACCATCGGCCTCGTCGACTTCGACACCGTCGACGACTCCAACCTCCAGCGCCAGATCATCCACTCCACAGCGACAGTCGGCAAGCTCAAGGTCGACTCCGCCGAGATCATGCTCAAGGGCCTCAACCCCCGCGTGAACGTCATCAAGCACAACACGATGCTCACCAGCGACAACGCCCTCGAGATCTTCAAGGACTACGACGTCATCGCCGACGGCACCGACAACTTCCAGACCCGCTACCTCGTCAACGACGCCTGCGTCCTGCTCGACAAGCCCAACGCCTACGGAAGCATCTTCCGCTTCGAAGGCCAGGCCTCGGTCTTCGCCACCAAGGAAGGCCCCTGCTACCGCTGCCTCTATCCCGAGCCGCCGCCGCCGGGACTCGTCCCCTCCTGCGCCGAAGGCGGAGTCCTCGGCATCCTCCCCGGCCTCGTCGGCGTCATGCAGGCCACCGAGGTCATCAAGCTCATCCTCGGCATCGGCGACACCCTCGTAGGCCGCCTGCTCTTGGTCGACGCGCTCGGCATGACCTTCCGCCAGCTCAAGCTCCGCAAGAATCCCGACTGCCCCGTCTGCGGCACGCATCCCACGGTCACCGCCCTGATCGACTACGATCAGTTCTGCGGCATCCCCAAGCCCACCTCCACCGGTCCGCTTGAGGTCGCACAAAACCAGGAGGTAGCAGCAGTGTCCGTAGTCGACGGCATCCCCCAGATCACGGTCGAGACCCTCAAGGCCAAGCTCGACGCCAGGGAAGACATCTTTGTCCTCGACGTCCGCGAGCCCCACGAGTACCCGATCGCCAACCTCGGCGCCCCGCTCATCCCGGTGGGCGACATCGAAAAGCGCATCGCGGAACTGGCCCCGCAGAAGAACGCCGAGGTCATCGTCCACTGCCGTTCGGGAGCAAGAAGCCAGAAGGCAGCCATCGCTCTCAAGAACGCCGGCTTCACCAACGTCTCCAACCTCACCGGAGGCATCCTGGCCTGGGCCGACAAGATCGACCCCACGATGCCCAAGTACTGA
- a CDS encoding GNAT family N-acetyltransferase translates to MATAAVRTELEILDVRHFTARQLRPLLENEARVWQQRLRWNYSDATELLLQYLDSRILPGFVALDRGKICGFTFCVYEGYKAVVGDAFAVDNNAMSAIETTQELLRQLLQVLRHSPEIDRIEAQLLLYDSAVIVEPFQQAQFDTHRRLFMEVGLRARAGIPAIAPLPTELELRRWMPADYQPAAELIHASYEGHIDARINDQYCSLAGSLRFLHNIVRFPGCGVFEAKSSWVITDRSSRALVGVVLCSRVQLHTAHITQLCIAPRYRGRRLGAHLLRHSMNELARAGCEAITLTVTEANGAAVELYLDSGFEISHTFDAYVFDARNTVLG, encoded by the coding sequence ATGGCGACAGCAGCAGTCAGAACCGAACTCGAGATTCTCGACGTGCGCCACTTTACCGCGCGTCAGCTTCGGCCTCTGCTCGAGAACGAGGCCCGTGTGTGGCAGCAGAGGCTGCGCTGGAACTACAGCGATGCGACGGAGCTGCTTTTACAGTATTTGGACTCGCGCATTCTGCCTGGGTTTGTGGCGCTCGATCGCGGCAAGATCTGCGGGTTTACCTTCTGTGTGTACGAGGGATACAAGGCCGTGGTGGGCGATGCGTTCGCCGTCGATAACAATGCGATGTCCGCAATCGAGACGACGCAGGAGCTGCTTCGGCAGCTTCTGCAGGTGCTCAGGCACTCGCCGGAGATCGACCGGATTGAAGCGCAGTTGCTGCTGTATGACAGCGCCGTGATCGTGGAGCCGTTTCAGCAGGCACAGTTCGACACGCACCGGCGACTGTTTATGGAGGTCGGGCTCCGCGCGCGGGCGGGGATTCCGGCGATCGCGCCTCTGCCGACGGAGCTTGAGTTGAGGCGCTGGATGCCGGCGGACTATCAGCCTGCGGCGGAGCTGATTCATGCCTCGTACGAGGGGCACATCGACGCGCGCATCAACGACCAGTACTGCTCGCTGGCTGGATCGCTCCGGTTTCTGCACAATATCGTGCGATTTCCGGGGTGCGGGGTGTTTGAGGCAAAGTCGTCCTGGGTGATTACGGACCGCTCCTCGCGGGCGCTGGTGGGTGTCGTGCTTTGTTCGCGGGTGCAGCTCCATACGGCGCATATTACGCAGCTTTGCATCGCTCCGCGGTACCGGGGAAGGAGGCTGGGGGCGCATCTGCTGCGGCACTCCATGAATGAGCTGGCGCGGGCTGGCTGCGAGGCGATTACGCTGACCGTAACGGAGGCGAACGGGGCGGCTGTGGAGCTTTATCTGGACTCGGGATTCGAGATTTCGCATACGTTCGATGCGTATGTCTTCGATGCTCGGAACACGGTTTTGGGGTAA
- a CDS encoding ArnT family glycosyltransferase yields the protein MTEPLHPTNPVASPSNALLVRLRSAVSLPAPSVLWEGFVLLAVTFVLLCYGLAPLTGGDRLGLVGADEPRYAQIAREMLAVHDQFCAAEHTSLIPSSFRAADIQAAYRCLQAGTVTPILYGQPWLEKPALYYWRAMGFFREFGVSDWSARLPSTSGALALVILIYLHMKRFRPGGQLDAALITASSLAIIAFSRGASTDMQLAAPFCIGMLGWYAWYETGKKFWLFDLYFFGAAATLAKGPVAPFLALVIICFFLGLRREWSALRRTIWIPGVVLYLVMVLPWYIAVQRHNPTFVRQFFLEHNLERFATNKYQHHQPVYFYLIVILIGLMPWTVIGIRALLSASKVCIAEWRVRNDPKRYLGHSRAGDAFPEFLILWAILPVIFFSFSGSKLPGYILPAIPPITILTGDYLNRIRRTGLSKTLMVSHAALCAVMVFVLVLSPQHMKYETLVPSIAWLSWAAFAAVAIGLTVYFITQRFSITRITYATLIPVVASLVFLLGFHGKELDLNYSARPLAVEIARQAPGIELVATQNVKRDMDYGLAFYRNRAMIHYETEGVPVGEHLLVIRTTDTEDLIRYLNGRIYKPLFLYESQGLEVYKVYATGVGVASTPAVPVDTVASVR from the coding sequence GTGACTGAACCCCTGCACCCTACAAACCCGGTGGCAAGCCCATCCAACGCGCTCCTTGTGCGCCTGCGCAGTGCCGTTTCTCTTCCGGCTCCGTCGGTGCTTTGGGAGGGTTTCGTCCTTCTGGCGGTGACGTTCGTGCTGCTTTGCTATGGTCTTGCGCCGTTGACCGGAGGCGACCGCCTTGGGCTAGTGGGTGCGGATGAGCCTCGCTATGCGCAGATTGCGCGCGAGATGCTGGCTGTCCACGACCAGTTCTGCGCAGCCGAGCATACGAGCCTGATTCCTTCGAGCTTTCGTGCCGCGGATATTCAGGCAGCGTACCGCTGCCTGCAGGCTGGGACGGTCACGCCGATCCTTTATGGGCAGCCGTGGCTGGAGAAGCCTGCGCTTTATTATTGGCGCGCGATGGGGTTCTTCCGGGAGTTTGGGGTTTCGGATTGGTCCGCCCGCCTGCCCTCCACGTCGGGTGCGCTGGCGCTGGTGATCTTGATCTATCTGCACATGAAACGGTTCCGGCCGGGAGGGCAGCTCGACGCGGCTTTGATTACGGCTTCGTCGCTGGCGATTATTGCCTTCTCGCGGGGTGCTTCGACGGACATGCAGCTTGCGGCGCCGTTCTGTATCGGCATGCTGGGGTGGTATGCGTGGTATGAGACGGGCAAGAAGTTCTGGTTGTTCGATCTTTATTTTTTTGGGGCCGCGGCTACGCTGGCCAAGGGGCCGGTCGCGCCGTTCCTGGCGTTGGTGATCATCTGCTTCTTCCTGGGGCTGCGGCGGGAGTGGTCGGCGCTGCGGAGGACGATCTGGATTCCGGGCGTGGTGCTCTACCTGGTGATGGTTCTGCCCTGGTATATCGCGGTGCAGCGGCATAACCCGACGTTCGTGCGGCAGTTTTTCCTGGAGCATAACCTCGAACGGTTTGCCACCAACAAGTATCAGCATCATCAGCCGGTGTACTTCTACCTGATCGTGATTCTGATCGGACTGATGCCGTGGACGGTGATCGGTATTCGCGCGCTGCTTTCGGCGTCGAAGGTCTGTATCGCGGAGTGGCGGGTACGGAACGATCCGAAGCGGTACCTGGGACACTCGCGCGCAGGCGACGCCTTCCCGGAGTTCCTGATTCTATGGGCGATTCTGCCGGTGATCTTCTTCTCGTTCTCGGGATCGAAGCTGCCGGGGTACATCCTGCCCGCGATTCCCCCGATCACGATTCTTACGGGCGACTACCTGAACCGTATTCGCCGGACGGGGCTTTCGAAGACGCTGATGGTCTCGCATGCCGCGCTGTGCGCCGTGATGGTGTTTGTGCTGGTGCTTTCGCCGCAGCATATGAAGTACGAGACGCTGGTTCCCTCGATCGCATGGCTGTCGTGGGCTGCGTTTGCGGCGGTGGCGATCGGGTTGACGGTGTATTTCATCACGCAGCGCTTCAGCATTACGCGGATTACGTATGCGACGCTGATCCCGGTGGTGGCTTCGCTGGTTTTTCTGCTTGGATTTCATGGCAAAGAGCTGGACCTGAACTACTCGGCGCGGCCTTTGGCGGTGGAGATCGCGAGACAGGCTCCGGGGATCGAGTTGGTGGCGACGCAGAATGTGAAGCGCGACATGGACTATGGGCTCGCGTTCTACCGGAACCGCGCCATGATTCACTACGAGACCGAAGGGGTGCCGGTGGGCGAGCACCTTCTGGTGATTCGCACGACCGACACGGAAGATCTGATCCGCTACCTGAACGGGCGGATCTATAAGCCGTTATTCCTCTATGAGTCGCAGGGGCTGGAAGTTTATAAGGTCTATGCAACCGGTGTTGGTGTGGCTTCAACGCCAGCGGTTCCCGTGGATACGGTCGCCTCCGTCCGATAG
- the rbfA gene encoding 30S ribosome-binding factor RbfA has product MPEPRARQYHRNRVANTFSEEIGAMLEGELSDPRIAPAHVTEVVLAPGGKSARIFVAVQGTFEEEEETLAGLTAAREYVRSQLRDRMGVRHVPELSFAIDRSEKMTGRMDELLGRMRKREKKLAAAPKPIVEK; this is encoded by the coding sequence ATGCCCGAACCACGAGCCCGACAGTATCACCGTAATCGCGTAGCCAACACCTTCTCGGAAGAGATTGGTGCCATGCTCGAGGGCGAGCTCTCCGATCCACGTATCGCACCCGCTCACGTCACCGAGGTTGTGCTTGCACCCGGAGGCAAATCCGCCCGTATCTTCGTCGCCGTGCAAGGCACGTTCGAGGAAGAGGAAGAGACGCTGGCCGGCCTGACGGCGGCGCGGGAGTACGTTCGTTCCCAACTGCGCGACAGAATGGGCGTTCGCCACGTTCCCGAACTCAGCTTTGCCATCGACCGGTCGGAAAAGATGACCGGACGGATGGACGAGCTGCTCGGCCGGATGCGCAAACGCGAGAAGAAGCTGGCTGCGGCCCCGAAACCGATCGTAGAAAAATAG
- a CDS encoding DUF503 domain-containing protein has product MPIAKLTIELEIPHAQSLKDRRQVVRSIKEKLRNQFNAGVAEMDEALVWNRATLGIVAISNSTTYLKGQMEILDKAVTALANGLGAQIEDSYAEILDE; this is encoded by the coding sequence ATGCCCATTGCCAAACTGACGATCGAGCTCGAAATCCCTCACGCGCAGTCGCTGAAGGACCGCCGCCAGGTGGTTCGATCCATCAAGGAAAAACTGCGCAACCAGTTCAACGCGGGCGTTGCCGAGATGGACGAGGCCCTGGTGTGGAACCGCGCCACCCTGGGAATCGTCGCCATTTCGAACTCCACGACGTACCTGAAGGGTCAGATGGAGATCCTCGACAAGGCCGTGACGGCGCTGGCCAATGGTCTGGGAGCGCAGATCGAGGACTCCTATGCGGAGATTCTGGACGAATAA
- a CDS encoding MFS transporter has product MPRRWTPVVLLSLASLINYMDRGSLSVALPFVAKEMHLDPLQEGWALSAFSVTYVLSQMPVGWLVDRVSLKWLYAACFALWCGASAATGLATGLMTLILCRLLLGMGEAIYLPGGMKFIAEQFLPEERSIPAAVFDVGCKLGLALGLVVEVWILRRFGWRWLFLSTGFGGLVWLLPWLLLYPKPQVKDAPPTRLGSWEALRKTLSSRNAWGMAAGYACWNYFWYLVLNWGPTYLYKARGVPLEALGWVASAFYLIVAMTEVGGGWLVKRLVHGGWTLTRAIRFVIAAGFAIGMIALPASMVTGRTAAVGLFYVSALSGIVMAGLLMVPLQVSPRNQVGSWVGFQNFIGNIPGIAGPVITGWIVKRTGSFVPAFALAAVICLAGIWCYLGWVRLDRNAEA; this is encoded by the coding sequence ATGCCGCGGCGATGGACTCCGGTGGTTCTCCTCTCGCTCGCCTCCCTCATCAACTATATGGATCGCGGCAGCCTGAGTGTAGCGCTGCCCTTCGTCGCAAAGGAGATGCACCTCGACCCCCTCCAGGAGGGTTGGGCACTCTCCGCCTTTTCCGTCACCTACGTACTCTCGCAGATGCCGGTCGGCTGGCTGGTAGACCGGGTCTCGCTCAAGTGGCTGTACGCGGCCTGCTTCGCGCTCTGGTGCGGTGCCTCGGCGGCAACCGGCCTGGCAACCGGGCTGATGACGCTGATTCTATGCCGATTGCTGCTGGGCATGGGAGAGGCCATTTACCTGCCGGGTGGCATGAAGTTCATCGCAGAGCAGTTCCTCCCGGAGGAGCGCTCCATCCCGGCTGCGGTCTTCGACGTCGGCTGCAAGCTTGGTCTGGCGCTGGGTCTGGTCGTGGAGGTCTGGATCCTCCGCCGCTTCGGCTGGCGATGGCTCTTTCTTTCCACCGGATTTGGCGGATTGGTGTGGCTTCTGCCCTGGCTATTGCTGTACCCGAAGCCCCAGGTCAAGGACGCGCCGCCAACCCGGCTGGGAAGCTGGGAGGCCCTCCGCAAGACGCTTTCAAGCCGCAACGCCTGGGGAATGGCTGCAGGGTACGCGTGCTGGAACTACTTCTGGTACCTGGTGCTGAACTGGGGGCCGACGTACCTGTACAAGGCCCGCGGCGTTCCCCTTGAAGCACTGGGATGGGTCGCGAGCGCCTTCTACCTCATCGTGGCGATGACCGAGGTCGGCGGCGGATGGCTCGTCAAGCGGCTGGTCCATGGCGGCTGGACCCTGACGCGGGCCATCCGGTTCGTCATCGCGGCCGGCTTCGCCATCGGCATGATCGCCCTGCCCGCCTCCATGGTGACCGGGCGAACAGCAGCAGTCGGCCTCTTTTACGTCTCGGCGCTCTCTGGGATCGTCATGGCGGGGCTCCTGATGGTGCCTCTCCAGGTTTCACCCAGGAACCAGGTGGGAAGCTGGGTGGGCTTTCAGAACTTCATCGGAAATATCCCAGGGATCGCCGGCCCCGTGATCACGGGCTGGATCGTGAAACGTACCGGGTCGTTCGTCCCAGCGTTCGCACTCGCCGCAGTCATCTGCCTCGCGGGAATCTGGTGCTATCTGGGGTGGGTCCGGTTGGATCGAAACGCTGAGGCTTAA
- the guaB gene encoding IMP dehydrogenase yields MILATIPEALTFDDVLLVPAYSDVIPTQVSTQTQLTKKITLHTPLMSAAMDTVTESRLAIAMAQQGGLGIVHRNLTIEQQAGEIDKVKRSESGMIVDPVTISPDRPIADALDVMRRYKISGVPVTRNRKLVGILTNRDLRFVSDTTMLIDDVMTKKNLITVPVGTTLEEAEHILHQHRVEKLLVVNDQFELKGLITVKDIQKKLKYPNASKDEQGRLRVGGAIGATGDFLERAAALIAMRVDCLAIDSAHGHSSRVLEAVRECKNAFPDVDLLAGNIATYEGAIALMEAGADAVKVGIGPGSICTTRMVTGAGMPQITAISEAFRASQERGIPIIADGGIKYSGDVTKAIAAGASVVMMGSLFAGVDESPGETILYQGRSFKAYRGMGSLSAMAQGSGERYFQGKDDMNEITAGERPNITAREGSSQNRLAKFVPEGIEGRVPHRGPLEAMVYQLVGGLRSGMGYLGCGTIPELQQNARFIRISNAGLRESHVHDVVITREAPNYHAE; encoded by the coding sequence ATGATCCTTGCGACGATCCCCGAAGCCCTTACTTTCGACGATGTTCTTCTCGTCCCGGCGTACTCCGACGTTATCCCCACGCAGGTCTCGACTCAGACCCAGCTCACGAAGAAAATTACACTCCACACGCCGCTGATGTCGGCCGCCATGGACACCGTGACCGAATCGCGTCTTGCGATCGCCATGGCCCAGCAGGGCGGCCTCGGCATTGTGCATCGCAACCTGACGATCGAGCAGCAGGCGGGCGAGATCGACAAGGTGAAGCGGTCTGAATCCGGGATGATTGTCGACCCGGTGACCATCTCGCCGGACCGCCCCATCGCCGACGCGCTGGATGTGATGCGCCGCTACAAGATCTCCGGCGTGCCGGTGACGCGGAACCGGAAGCTGGTCGGCATTCTGACGAACCGCGATCTGCGCTTTGTGTCGGATACGACGATGCTGATCGACGACGTGATGACGAAGAAGAACCTGATCACGGTTCCCGTCGGCACGACGCTCGAAGAGGCGGAGCACATTCTGCACCAGCACCGCGTGGAAAAACTGCTGGTCGTCAACGACCAGTTCGAGCTGAAAGGCCTGATTACGGTCAAGGACATCCAGAAGAAGTTGAAGTACCCGAACGCCAGCAAGGACGAGCAGGGACGCCTGCGGGTTGGCGGAGCCATCGGAGCGACCGGCGACTTCCTCGAGCGCGCCGCTGCCCTGATCGCGATGCGTGTGGACTGCCTGGCGATCGATTCGGCGCACGGACACTCCAGCCGCGTGCTGGAAGCGGTGCGCGAGTGCAAGAATGCGTTCCCGGATGTCGATCTGCTGGCTGGAAACATTGCGACCTATGAGGGTGCGATCGCGCTGATGGAAGCGGGTGCGGATGCCGTTAAGGTCGGCATCGGGCCCGGTTCGATCTGCACCACGCGCATGGTTACCGGCGCCGGTATGCCTCAGATCACGGCGATTTCGGAGGCCTTCCGAGCCTCCCAGGAGCGCGGAATCCCGATTATCGCGGATGGCGGCATCAAGTATTCGGGCGACGTGACGAAGGCCATCGCGGCGGGTGCTTCGGTGGTGATGATGGGCTCGCTCTTCGCCGGTGTGGACGAAAGCCCGGGAGAGACGATTCTTTACCAGGGCCGTTCCTTCAAGGCATATCGCGGCATGGGTTCGCTCTCGGCGATGGCGCAGGGTTCGGGCGAGCGCTACTTCCAGGGCAAGGACGACATGAACGAGATCACCGCCGGAGAGCGTCCGAACATCACCGCCCGTGAGGGCTCGAGCCAGAACCGTCTGGCGAAGTTCGTGCCCGAGGGCATCGAAGGTCGCGTGCCGCACCGTGGACCGCTGGAGGCGATGGTCTACCAGTTGGTTGGCGGTCTGCGTTCCGGCATGGGCTACCTGGGTTGCGGGACGATTCCGGAGCTGCAGCAGAATGCACGGTTCATCCGGATCTCGAATGCCGGCCTGCGTGAGTCGCACGTCCACGATGTGGTGATTACGCGGGAAGCACCGAACTATCACGCGGAATAA
- a CDS encoding D-arabinono-1,4-lactone oxidase, producing the protein MDKREFLKKSGVAVVGSMMPKIALSQGRPEGTQKNWAGNYTYSTDRLEQPGTVEEVRTAIAGSTHVKALGARHSFNSIADSREEQIQLKHFTSMELDEKAHTVTVGAGVTYGALAPYIDAKGFAVHNLASLPHISVVGACATGTHGSGLKNGNLSTAVRAVEMMTADGKLVTLSKATLGDQFAGAVVGLGALGVITRITLAVQPRFDMTQVVYQHLDFAVLKNNLREIFASGYSVSLFTDWQNHSASEVWIKSRVDGSSPKPAPTFHGATLQTEKLHPIAGTDPINCTDQLGVPGPWYERMPHFKMNFTPSKGQELQTEYFVPFEQGYEAIRAVEELRDTITPHLFITELRTIAADDLWMSMAHGRESMAIHFTWKPEWEAVKPILPLIEAKLAPFGPRPHWGKLFTLDPAKIQGQYKQLADFKAMAARYDPKGKFRNDFLNTNVFGA; encoded by the coding sequence ATGGACAAGCGGGAGTTTTTGAAGAAATCTGGAGTAGCGGTTGTGGGGAGCATGATGCCGAAGATCGCACTGTCGCAGGGACGTCCGGAGGGAACCCAGAAGAACTGGGCGGGAAATTACACCTACAGCACCGACCGGCTGGAGCAGCCCGGAACGGTCGAAGAGGTGCGCACCGCGATCGCAGGGTCAACCCACGTGAAGGCGCTGGGTGCCCGTCACTCCTTCAACAGCATCGCCGACAGCCGCGAAGAACAGATCCAGCTCAAGCACTTCACCTCCATGGAGCTCGACGAAAAGGCCCACACGGTCACCGTCGGAGCTGGGGTCACCTACGGAGCCCTCGCGCCCTACATCGACGCCAAAGGTTTCGCCGTGCATAACCTCGCCTCCCTGCCGCACATCTCGGTCGTCGGAGCCTGCGCGACCGGAACCCACGGATCGGGACTGAAGAACGGCAACCTCTCCACGGCGGTCCGCGCCGTCGAGATGATGACCGCCGACGGCAAGCTCGTCACCCTTTCGAAGGCCACACTCGGCGATCAGTTCGCCGGAGCCGTCGTCGGCCTCGGAGCCCTGGGCGTCATCACCCGCATCACCCTCGCCGTCCAGCCACGCTTCGACATGACGCAGGTGGTGTATCAGCACCTCGACTTCGCCGTCCTGAAGAATAACCTCCGCGAGATCTTCGCCAGCGGCTACAGTGTCAGCCTCTTCACCGACTGGCAAAACCACAGCGCGTCCGAGGTCTGGATCAAGAGCAGGGTCGACGGTTCCAGCCCGAAACCCGCCCCCACCTTCCACGGAGCCACCCTCCAGACTGAGAAGCTCCACCCCATCGCCGGTACCGACCCTATCAACTGCACCGACCAGCTCGGCGTCCCCGGCCCCTGGTACGAGCGCATGCCGCACTTCAAGATGAACTTCACCCCCAGCAAGGGCCAGGAGTTGCAGACCGAGTACTTCGTACCATTCGAGCAGGGCTACGAGGCCATCCGCGCGGTCGAAGAGCTCCGCGACACGATCACCCCGCATCTCTTCATCACCGAACTCCGCACCATCGCCGCCGACGATCTCTGGATGAGCATGGCCCACGGCCGCGAGTCCATGGCCATCCACTTCACCTGGAAGCCCGAGTGGGAGGCCGTGAAGCCGATCCTCCCCTTGATCGAAGCGAAACTTGCCCCTTTCGGGCCACGCCCCCACTGGGGAAAGCTCTTCACCCTCGACCCTGCCAAAATTCAGGGACAGTACAAACAGCTTGCAGACTTCAAGGCGATGGCCGCACGGTATGATCCGAAGGGCAAGTTCCGCAACGACTTCCTCAACACCAACGTCTTCGGAGCCTAG